In bacterium, the sequence TTGGCGAAAGAAAAGCGGTCGAACTGCATCATGGGCCTGTCTCGGGGGCCAAGGGGGCTCGAACGCCTTTATATATAGACCATGGTCTAAATTTTCGCCAGCCTGCTATGCGCAAGCCGCCCAGGTATGCACCTGGGCGGCTTGCGAGGGGTGGACTAGCGCTTGGCGCTGGCGAGCAGGCGCGCCTGGGGGACGGCGCCGAGCTCGGGCTGGGCCTCTTCCACCTGGAAGAAGGCCACGGTCTCCTGCAAGGCATGGGCCTGCTCGCGCAGGTCCTCGGCCGCGCCGCTGACCTGATTGGTGGCGTTGGCGGCCTCTTGGGCGCTGCGGCTGAGGCTCTCGACGGCGAGCACCACCTGCTCGGAGCCCTGGCGCTGCTCGCCGGTGGCGTAGGAAACGCTGCGGGTGAGCTGGTTCATCTCCTCGACCGCGCCGGTGACCTGCCGGTTGATGGCGGCCATCTGCTCGGTGGCCGTCACGATCTGGCCGCTGGCGCGGGTCTGCTCGCCGGTGGCCGAGGCCACCTGGCCGAGCAGGTCCTTGACCTTGAGCGCGGCGGTCTTGATCCGGCCGAGGGCCTCACCCGTGTGGCTTGCGAGCTGGACCCCCTGCTCGACCTTGCGCGTGCCCTCCTGGGTCACGTGGACGGCCTGCGAGGTCTCGGCCTGGATGCCCTTGATGAGCGTCCCAATCTCGCGGGTGGCCTTGGCCGAGCGCTCGGCGAGCTTGCGAACCTCGTCGGCGACCACCGCGAAGCCCCGGCCCGCCTCGCCGGCACGCGCCGCCTCGATGGCGGCGTTGAGGGCGAGGAGGTTGGTCTGCTCGGCGATGTCGTCGATCACCTCGATGATCGCCCCGATCTCGGCCGAGCGCTGGTCCAGCACCTGGATGGTGGTCCGGATACCGTCCATGGTTTGGCTGATGGCGGTCATGCCTTCGGCGGCCTTGACGACGGCTTCTTCGCCGTACCGGGCTGCCCCCGCGGCCTCCTCCGAGACCCGGTTGGCGTCGTCGACGTTGCCCGCCACCTGCTGGATGCTCGCCGCGAGCTCGGCGATAGCACTCGAAGTCTGGGTGACGGCCGCGGCGAGCTCATCCGACTGCTGGCGGATCACCTCGGCCTTGCGGCTCAGGTCCTGGGCGCTCGAATCCACCGACTGGAGGTTGGCCGCCATCTCCTCCATGGCCGCCGAGGTCTCCTCGGCGCTCGAGGCCTGGACGTGAACGGTCTGCATCAGCTCACCGCTCGAGCTGCCGATCTGCTCGGCGCCCTGGCTGACCACGTCCGAGGCGGTGCGGACCCGCGAGACCACGTCGCGCAGGTTGGCGGTCATCCGGGCGAAGGCCTGGCCCAGCGTGTCGGTGGCGCCCTTGGGGGTGACGGTACGGCTCAGGTCGCCCGAGGCGATCGCCTCGGCCGCCTCGGCCATGGCCTGCTGGTGGGCGACCATGGCCTGGAAGGCATTGCGCAGGTGCGCCATCTCACCCTCGGTGGCCTTGGGCAGCAGCCCTTCGACCTTGGTGTCGCCCCGGGCCATGTGCTCGGCGGCCTTGCTGAGAAGGCTCAGGGGCTGGGCGATCTGGTTGGCGAGCATCAAGAGCAGCGCGACCAGGATGACCAGCGCGACGCCCAGGGTGAGGTAGCCGAAGGCCTGGAACTTGGCGAGCGGGGCGAGGATCTCGCTCTCGGGTACGACCATGGCGAGGGTCCAGCCCGCCAGCGGGATCTGCTCGACGAAGGCGAGCGCGGGCTTGTCGTTTTGCAGCTTGAGGTGCACCACGTCCCCGGGCTTGGCCTCGGCGAGAGCGGCGTAGCGCCCGCCGTCGGCGGTCTGGACCGTCTTGCCGGGGCCGTCCTTGCTCACCAGCTGCGCCTGGTCGGGGAAGGTGACAAGGTTGCCCGCCTTCGAGAAGAGGAAGGCGAAGCTCTCGGTCTTGTCGCCCGCGTCCTGGGCGGCGAAGTGGAGCTTGGCGATGCTCTGGCTGAGCGAGTCGAGCTTGAAGTCGGAGCCGGTCACCCCGATGAAGCGCCCGTCCCGCTCGACGGGCAGCGAGACGCTGACCATGGGCACCTCGGTCGAGCCGGCGTCGAAGTAGGGCTCGGTGACGCTCAGCTGGCGCGTCTGCTTGGGCAGGGCGTACCAGCTCTGCTGGGGGTCGTGGAAGTCGTAGTTGAGCGGGGTGCGGTGCGGGAGGCTCGCGCGGGTGTAGGTCGCGTTGGAGCGCGGGTCCCGGTAGCCCCGGTCGTCGTAGAAGAAGTAGAGGTCGTAGAGCTCATCGGCCGGGGTGTTCGTCAAGGACTGCTTGATGTAGCGATCGAGCTGATCGAACGAGAGGTCGGGGATCGAGGTTACCAGCTGGCCGACCTGGAACGGGACCTTGCTGAAGCGCATCAGCTCGCCCTGGACCCGGGCGGCGGCGGCCTGCGCCTGGGCGCGGGCGGTGGCTTCCGCCTGGGCCTCGACCATGGCGGCGGCCTTCAGGTAGTACACCATCGCGACGGCCAATAGCAGGGCGAAGGCCGCGCCGCCGATGCGCCGGACCAGCTTGCCCCTCAGGCCGTAGCCGGTCATCAGCTTGTGGGCGGTCTGTTTCATGGCGATGCCTTCCTTTCACTCAGCGGTGGCCGAAGGCCTTGAGGACGTCCCAGCTGGCCGAGAGGTAGAACCACACGGAGTCGCCGTTGGCGACGGTCCGGTCGTTGGACAGGGCGTAGATCACCCCCGCGTAGGTGCCCGGGACGGTC encodes:
- a CDS encoding HAMP domain-containing protein, whose translation is MKQTAHKLMTGYGLRGKLVRRIGGAAFALLLAVAMVYYLKAAAMVEAQAEATARAQAQAAAARVQGELMRFSKVPFQVGQLVTSIPDLSFDQLDRYIKQSLTNTPADELYDLYFFYDDRGYRDPRSNATYTRASLPHRTPLNYDFHDPQQSWYALPKQTRQLSVTEPYFDAGSTEVPMVSVSLPVERDGRFIGVTGSDFKLDSLSQSIAKLHFAAQDAGDKTESFAFLFSKAGNLVTFPDQAQLVSKDGPGKTVQTADGGRYAALAEAKPGDVVHLKLQNDKPALAFVEQIPLAGWTLAMVVPESEILAPLAKFQAFGYLTLGVALVILVALLLMLANQIAQPLSLLSKAAEHMARGDTKVEGLLPKATEGEMAHLRNAFQAMVAHQQAMAEAAEAIASGDLSRTVTPKGATDTLGQAFARMTANLRDVVSRVRTASDVVSQGAEQIGSSSGELMQTVHVQASSAEETSAAMEEMAANLQSVDSSAQDLSRKAEVIRQQSDELAAAVTQTSSAIAELAASIQQVAGNVDDANRVSEEAAGAARYGEEAVVKAAEGMTAISQTMDGIRTTIQVLDQRSAEIGAIIEVIDDIAEQTNLLALNAAIEAARAGEAGRGFAVVADEVRKLAERSAKATREIGTLIKGIQAETSQAVHVTQEGTRKVEQGVQLASHTGEALGRIKTAALKVKDLLGQVASATGEQTRASGQIVTATEQMAAINRQVTGAVEEMNQLTRSVSYATGEQRQGSEQVVLAVESLSRSAQEAANATNQVSGAAEDLREQAHALQETVAFFQVEEAQPELGAVPQARLLASAKR